One window of Candidatus Kaelpia aquatica genomic DNA carries:
- a CDS encoding rhomboid family intramembrane serine protease yields MIPLRDEIPTRNFPLITIILIVLNGVVFLCQRQHSSYIYLRDTLSLIPVKIFFSQDPKFYLTLFTYMFLHAGWIHFLSNMLYLWVFGNKIEDLLGHMGFTYFYIISGVGAGLIHAAIHPTSAMPTIGASGAISGILAAYLILYPATRIVTLIPIFIFWQVVKMPAYVFIGLWFIFQFFYGFSSLAAESNISGVAWFAHIGGFVVGILILPIFLLFKRLFR; encoded by the coding sequence ATGATTCCGCTAAGAGATGAGATTCCAACCCGCAATTTTCCCCTTATAACGATAATACTTATTGTGCTTAACGGGGTTGTATTTTTATGCCAGCGCCAACATTCAAGCTATATTTATTTAAGAGATACACTCTCTCTTATTCCAGTAAAGATATTCTTTTCTCAAGATCCTAAGTTTTACCTCACCCTCTTTACCTATATGTTTCTTCATGCTGGTTGGATTCACTTTCTGTCTAACATGTTATATCTCTGGGTCTTTGGTAATAAAATAGAGGACCTCTTAGGCCATATGGGCTTTACCTATTTCTATATAATATCAGGAGTAGGTGCAGGGCTTATTCATGCAGCGATTCACCCCACGTCCGCTATGCCTACAATAGGGGCATCAGGTGCGATATCAGGTATCTTAGCAGCCTATCTTATTCTCTATCCTGCAACACGTATTGTTACCCTGATACCTATTTTTATATTCTGGCAGGTAGTAAAGATGCCGGCCTATGTATTTATAGGGCTCTGGTTTATATTTCAGTTTTTCTATGGGTTCTCATCATTAGCTGCTGAGTCTAATATCTCAGGTGTTGCCTGGTTTGCCCATATCGGCGGGTTTGTTGTTGGGATATTGATCTTGCCCATATTTCTTTTATTTAAAAGACTCTTTCGTTAA
- the dtd gene encoding D-aminoacyl-tRNA deacylase — protein sequence MRVVLQRVKYGKLLVKDKIISEIGKGLFVLLGIGEGDTDSDIDWLAAKIANLRIFEDSEAKLNKSLLDIKGEVLLVSQFTLYADCKKGRRPSFDKALKPEKAEELFIKFNNCLRSQGVEVKIGVFGADMNIELVNYGPVTILLDSQDR from the coding sequence ATGAGAGTAGTCTTACAGAGAGTTAAATATGGGAAGCTATTGGTAAAAGATAAGATTATATCAGAGATAGGTAAAGGCTTATTTGTCTTACTCGGAATAGGTGAAGGGGATACTGATAGTGATATTGATTGGCTGGCAGCAAAGATTGCTAACTTAAGAATATTTGAAGATAGTGAAGCCAAGCTTAACAAATCTTTACTGGATATTAAAGGTGAAGTACTCTTAGTATCTCAGTTTACTCTATATGCAGATTGCAAGAAAGGCCGTAGGCCTTCTTTTGATAAAGCTCTTAAGCCGGAGAAAGCAGAAGAGCTGTTCATTAAATTTAATAATTGCCTAAGGTCCCAAGGAGTAGAAGTGAAGATAGGGGTCTTTGGGGCTGATATGAATATAGAACTGGTTAATTACGGTCCTGTTACGATATTACTTGATAGTCAAGATAGATAA
- a CDS encoding glycosyltransferase family 2 protein, with protein sequence MIALSVVIITKNEEKNIKECIESVRGWADEIVIVDDNSSDRTRDMASEYTDKILVRKMDIEGRHRNWAYQQAKNEWVLSLDADERVTEELKQEIEEFLKSSPQAVACSIPRRNYIGSYWVKYGGWYPSPQLKMFFKDRFKWEESHVHPIAFVDGDTAPLKSDIIHYSYRDITDFINKLNNQTTLEVQKWVDQGKEIKSSRFLRRSIDRFLRSYFRKQGFKDGFYGFVLAYFASLYQFLSLIKYKELKRKT encoded by the coding sequence ATGATTGCTTTATCTGTAGTAATTATTACAAAGAATGAAGAGAAAAATATCAAAGAATGTATCGAATCTGTTAGAGGCTGGGCAGATGAGATTGTCATTGTTGATGATAACAGCAGCGATAGAACAAGAGATATGGCCTCAGAATATACAGATAAGATCTTGGTTCGTAAGATGGATATCGAGGGCAGGCATAGAAATTGGGCCTACCAGCAAGCCAAAAATGAATGGGTCTTAAGCCTTGATGCTGATGAGAGAGTTACAGAGGAATTAAAACAAGAGATAGAAGAGTTCTTGAAGTCTTCACCTCAGGCTGTAGCATGTTCAATACCGAGGCGTAATTATATCGGCAGCTATTGGGTTAAATACGGCGGCTGGTATCCTTCACCCCAACTTAAGATGTTCTTCAAAGATAGATTCAAATGGGAAGAGTCGCATGTCCATCCAATAGCCTTTGTAGATGGTGATACGGCTCCCTTAAAATCAGATATCATACATTACTCTTACCGCGATATTACAGATTTTATAAACAAGTTAAACAATCAGACAACCCTTGAGGTTCAGAAGTGGGTTGACCAAGGTAAAGAGATAAAGAGCTCCAGATTCTTAAGAAGAAGTATCGATAGATTTTTGAGGAGTTATTTTAGGAAGCAGGGTTTTAAAGATGGTTTCTATGGTTTTGTGTTGGCCTATTTTGCATCCCTTTATCAGTTTTTAAGCTTAATTAAATATAAGGAACTTAAGAGAAAAACTTAA